Genomic window (Spirosoma sp. KCTC 42546):
GATTAAGGCCATTGCCGCTAAAGGTGGTGTGGTGCAGGTGAATTTTGTGAGCGATTATCTCAAAAAACCATCTGCTGAGCACCGGGCGGCCAAAACCAAAATCAGGATGGCGGGCGTAGGTAAAGTACTCTCGGCAGATATGAAAGCACGTCTGGAGGCCCAGAGCGATTCGGTAGCCAAAGCGTACGCGTCGGAGCGGGCCAGTTTATCAGATATTGTGGATCACATTGATCATATTGTTAAACTGACGAGCATCGACCACGTAGGTATTGGTTCCGACTTCGATGGGGGCGGGGGCGTAAATGGTCTCGAAGACGTGAGCGAAATTGAGAACCTGACCGCCGAACTCGTTCGTCGGAAATACTCGGAAGCCGACATTGCCAAGATCTGGGGTGGTAATCTGCTACGGGTGCTGGGGCAGGCGAAGGTAGGGAATTAGTGGAATCGTGAAATAAGTGCAGTGGTTCATTTAGCGGAGCTGTTCCCTACTTCACTAATTTATTGACTCAACTAATTAACTACTCCACCAATAACCATGTCTCCCGAAGCTGTTTTTAGCCTGGCTAGTACGCTTGTTCTGCCACAGTGGTTGCTGATGATTTTTGCCCCGCGCTGGTTCGTGACGAAGTGGCTGATGAACTCATACCTGATTCCGGTATGTCTGGCTATCATCTACATTATTTATTTGTTTAGTGGCGGGCCGGTCGATTTTGCTGCTTTTGGTACGTTGGCGGGTGTTAAAGGGTTGTTTTCGAATGGGGGCGATGGCGTTATGCTGGCCGGATGGGTACATTACCTCGCCTTCGATTTAGTCGCTGGAACCGTTGTTGTGCGCGATTCGCAGGAGAAAGGCATCTCGCACTGGTTCATTGTGATTCCCTTGTGTTTCTGTTTTATGCTCGGGCCCATTGGCTTGCTCTTGTACTGGCTCATTCGGGTAATTCGTACACGGCAACTATCTGTATAGAATCCATCATTATGACAGCTGTCTTCTCTACGCTTCAGGTACGAAATATCATTCTGTATCAGCTAGGCTGGTGTTGCATGGCGGGGATGCTCGTTTGCGCCGTGCTGGCTCTCAGCACACAGACCCAGGTGCTGGGCATCAATGCGTATCTAAAACCTATGAAGTTTTTTGCTTCTACGGTTATTCTCTGCTGGACAATGGCCTGGTATCTTGCAGAGCTCCCCCAAAAAGGAAGTGTGCGCGTCTACTCCTGGATGTTCGTTATCGTTTTTGTTGTTGAATTGGGCATTATTATCTGGCAGGCCAGCCGAGGTAAGTTATCGCATTTTAATATTTCCACCCCAATAGATGGTCTTTTGTTTAGCCTGATGGGTGTGGCCATTACGGTATTTACTGGCTGGACAGCATACATCGGCTTCCTCTTTTTTCGGCTCGATACGACAACTAGTAGCCCAGCCTATTTGTGGGGTATCCGACTGGGCATTCTCCTCTTTGTCGTTTTTGCGTTCGAAGGATTTATGATGGCGGGCCGTCTGGCACACACGGTTGGCGCGCCTGATGGTGGGCCGGGTTTACCTGTACTCAATTGGAGTACCCGCTTTGGCGACCTACGAGTTGCCCACTTTTTTGGAATGCATGCCTTGCAGTTAATTCCCCTATTTAGCTATTACATTGCCCGGCAACCGATCCATGTTATCATCTTATCTGTTTTCTATTTTCTTTTGGTAACGTTCTTACTGATGCAGGCCTTAGCCAGTAAACCCTTACTGTCTACCCTGGGCAACTGACGGTAAAAAATCGACCTGCTCATCTTTACAGGGTAAAGGCCAATTCAGCGGCCTGTCAACGTCATACTCGATAACCTTGTTTCTCCGATGAACCGTACCGATTTCTTGAAAACGTCTGCTCTGGCTGGGGCTACACTCATCACCGATCCAATTCAAGTTAGAGCATTCATTACTCGCCAACCGGCCAAGAAGTATCGCACGGCATTGGTAGGAACGGGCTGGTGGGGCGGTAATATCCTCCTAAATGCGGTGCAGGCTGGCGAGTCGAAAATCGTTGCGCTCTGCGATGTGGATACGCGGCAGCTTCAAAAAACCAGCGATGCCCTAAGCAAACTAACGTCCGATAAACCCAAGCTTTACCGCGACTACCGCGAAATGCTGGCCACCGAAAAGCCAGAAATTGTCATTGTAGCCACCCCCGATCACTGGCACCCGCTTATTGCTATTGCGGCCATGCAGGCAGGAGCGCACGTATATGTAGAGAAACCAATCAGCCATACTATTAATGAAGGGAAGGCAATGGTGAAAACTGCCCGACAAACCGGGAAGATCTGCCAGGTAGGTATGCACCGGCGAGTGTCGCCCCACAATGTGTCGGGCCGGGAGTTTATACAATCCGGGAAGGTTGGGAAGATTGGTATGGCGCGGGCATTTGTGCATTATGCTGGTGGCGCCGGTCAGCCTACGCCCGATGGGGAAGCACCTAAAGAAATGGATTGGAACATGTGGTGTGGTCCTGCTCCACTGCGAGCCTACAATCCGGCTATGCACCCCCGGAGCTGGCGTAATTTTTTAGACTATGCCAATGGTACACTCGGCGATTGGGGTATTCACTGGATGGATCAGATTTTATGGGTAACGGAGCAAAATCACCCACGAAAAGTATACTCGACTGGTGGCCGGGCCATCAAGAAAGATAGTACCGATGCTCCCGACCATCAGGTGGCAACCTTCGAATTCGACGACTTTACGGCCGTTTGGGAGCACCGGACATTTGGTGGCAACATGGCTGAGAAAACACATCCACAGCAGGCCGTAGGCGTTTATTTCTACGGAACGGAAGGAACGTTCCACATGGGCTGGATGGACGGCTGGACGTTCTACCCATCAGATCCTAAAAAACCAGTCGTTCATCAGGACCCTCAACTGGATAAACCCGATGATCAGAATATCGCCTTACTCTGGGCCAATTTCCTAAGTAGCATCAAATCCAACAAACTGCCCGTTTGCGACATCGAAATTGGACAGCGATCAACAAACATGGCGCTGCTTGGTATGCTGTCGCTGAAACTTGGCCGTAGTGTTGAGTGGGATGGTACGCAGATTCCAAATGATCCTGAAGCCAATAAGCTCCTGAGTCGGGCGTACCGGGGTGAATGGCAGTATCCGGTTTAATACGGGCTTAGCTATCTTTGTACGCATCATTTGACAGTACCCAAACACAATCCCGTCAGCCTCGGCACATTGGATAAGATCTTGTCAGATGTTGCTGCTCATTTTGGTATAAGCCGCGAACAGGTAGTCAAACGTTTGTTTCGATGAAGGAGCGAACGGCACCTATACCAGGAAAGTGTGATCGGACATTCGACCTATTTACACTAACTCCAGCATGTAGCCCTTCCAGGCTGTTTTTTGCTCTGACTGTATATGGAAATCAATTCCCTGGTGAACCTCAGTTTGCTCTTCGGGGAGTTTGTGATGTCGTTTCCAATACGCATTTATGTACGCAATGGCGCTGGTAAACAGGCGTTGTGTATAAGCGGTCTTTTCATCGGTAGTCATAGTCCAGGCGTTATCAGAGCCGACTATATGGATTTTCTGACGTATCAGGGAGTCATGCGTTTTATAGTAAAACAACACATCGGTCCCGTTTTTATCGGAGTTAGTGGGTACTGCAGTCGTAAAGGTGAGTATAGGCATTAGACGCTACGGAACGTTGGGTATGCCGGCAAGGTAGGTGTTTATTCGACAATTTCCGCCTGGTATCAGCGCCAGGCAAGCCCGTAAATACCCAAGCCCGGCCATTTCGTGGCTGGGCTTTTTTGTTTGCCACCTATAATCAGGATAATGGCAAATCAAGAATTGAGCGTAGCGCGCTCAGCCGTAGTAGATAAGTCGGCCGATCAGGCGTTAATACGCTAACTCAAATAAATCTTCATCCGAAGTTGCTTCCGTTTGTCCCTGTTCTAGATTATCCAGAACAATTCGGGCAAAAGCCACTTTATCTGATTTTCGGTACTTATTGGGAGTCAACCTGCCCGAAGGCGCTTTAAAGTCTTGACTCACCTGTTGGCACATTGCCCACAACTTCGGATTCATTCTGATTTTGTATTGCCGAATCGGTGTGTCCTCGGCAAACCAAAGATCGATGACGTTCTTTATCGATAACTTTACTATAGCACCCATACTGTATGTATTGGTAAAAAAGGACAAATGTTTAATTATTTAATGATTAAATTAAATAATTAATGAAAATATAATGCAAAACTCGCGCCAAGCCCTAATTTCCTCTCTCTATTAGTAAGCGGTACAACCTTGATTTTGTTGTGTTTATGACAATTTCTATCCCCTCTGACTTTGCATTTTATTGTTGGTAACCAAAAAAAATATAGGTGTTAGTAAACGAGAACGCGATGCCAGTAGATACTGACATCGCGTTCTCGTTTACGTTTTATGGAATTACTTGTCAAGGTTACATTAGGCAATACTACAATCAGCACCCAGGCAGCTAATTATACGCATTGGTCCAAATGCCAGGCTTTTCGAAGATGACGAACTGTTTGTCCTAGTAAATCCAGCGTGATGGGTTTAGTCAGGAATTCATTAGCGCCTAGTTCATACGCATACAATCGATCCGTTGCTTCACTGGAGGTTGTTAGAATTACGATTGGAGTGTGCGCATACCGCGAGCTATGGCGTAATACCTGCAAGGCTTCAAATCCGTTGAGCCGAGGCATGTTCAAGTCCAGGATAATTAAACACGGCTCCGATTTTAGTTGTGCCAAGTCCTCTAATAGGGCCAGCCCATCCACCGCAAAGACCAATTGACATTCAGGACTGTGCTGGGCAAAGGCGTATTGTAATAGTAGGCGGTCATCTTCATCATCATCAGCAATAAAGACAGCGTGAGCCGGGTACGAATCCATTAGCTAGTTGTTACGGAGAATGCGAATATACAACAATCAACCGACTACTGCCAGCGTCAAGACAGGTCGATCAGTTTTATGGACTTAAACAATTGCTGGCTTATAGGTGTCTATACTTATTGCTTACAATCAGTTCAATAATGATAGATACACCTACACCCTGGATTGCGCTACTGGATGATGATGAAGACGATTTTATGTTTTGGCAATACGGATTTGACAATTGGGCCAAGACAATATCCCTAAAATGGTTTGTGTCTGCCGAATCATTTCTTGGGGAGGCCGCCAAGGCTGCCAATAGGCCAACCGCTATCGTTTTGGATGGGGTTGTCCCTACTGACGATCAGGAAGCCTGGTTAACAACTTTTCTGGGCCATGTGTGTTGCCAGAACATTCCTGTATTTATGTTGTCAGGCCAGTTCAATCAAGAGCAACAGCAACGTTTTCTGGCGCTAGGGGCCAGTGGCTATCTAGTGAAGCCAACCTCGTTCCAGGAACTTCAGGATATAATTCTGAAGGTAGTTGATAAGCAGGGGCCGCCAGTAGCCAGTCTCTGAGTGAATCCCAGTTTGATCGTAAAGCGATAAACTATCCACTCTGTGAGGCCGGTAAGCTGATAGGCATTTGGTGCGACTAATAGTAGCTTTGCTGGCTATAAACAGCAATGCCGCTTCATGAAGCGGCATTGTGAATAAGAGAGGGCCAGTTATTGGTTAGCTTAGCAAATGAGGTTTCGATTTATAGGTTTCCCATAAAAATTCACCGAACAGGGTATTAGCCCAGGCAAACCATTTGCGGGTGAAGTTTGCTGCATCGTTTTTATGGAAGGATTCATGCATAAAACCGGTGCCTGCATGGCAATTTTTTAGCAACGTAATGCACTCCCTTATCTCCTTTTCACTGGTACTGGTTAAGCCTCGGATAATAATACCTAACGGCCATATCATATCAATGCCCGCGTGTGGACCACCTATGCCTTCGCCAGCCTTGCCTTTAAAAAAGAAGGGGTTGTTTAACGATAGCAACATCTTCCGCGTAGTTTGATAAACAGGATCATTTACTGGCATAGCATCCAGATACGGTAGGGCTAACAGACTGGGTACATTGGCGTCGTCCATCAAATTATAACTCCCATACCCGTTCACTTCATAGGCATATATCTTACCGTAGTCGCTGTGGTTAATAATGGCATGCCGCTTTAAAGCCGTTTCTACTTCAAGTGCAAGCGCATTGAGCTCGTTGACAGTAGCTTTATCACTGGCTATCTTGTCAATCATTTTTGCCGCTTGCCGAAGGCTTGTTACCGCAAAGAAATTGGATGGGACCAAAAACGAATAGACTGTGGCATCGTCACTTGGCCGGAAAGAGGAGCAGATCAATCCAACTGGTTTTACTGGGTATCCGTACCCATTCATGGGCACCCCATCTGTAGCCCAGGATGTTTTACGCTGAAAATGGTACGGGCCGTTATTTTGCTTACGCTGCTGCTCTTTAAACGTTTTAAGCGTAAGCCCTATCGCCTGTTTCCATTGAGCGTCAAAGGGAGTGGTATCGCCCGTCAACTGCCAGTACCGATGAGCCAGCCGAATGGGGTAACACAAGGAATCTATCTCCCATTTACGCTCATGCAACCCCGGTTTCATATCGGTTTCATCGGTTTTCCACTCACCCGTTTTGGTTGGGTCATCGTAAAAGGCATTGGCGTATGGATCCCGTAAAATGCAGGCTGTCTGCCGGTTTATTACGCCCGCAATGAGGTGCTGTAAGTCCTTATCCTTTTTGATGAAATTCAGATACGGCCACACCTGTGCGGTGCTATCCCGAAGCCACATGGCATCAATGTCGCCGGTAATAACGTAGGTATCAGGCTTGCTCCCTTTCGTATACGTGACGGTGGTATCCAGAGTATTGGGAAAGCAGTTGCCAAAAAGCCAGCCTAGTTCTTTATCCTTCACGGCCGACTGAAACTCAAGGATCGTATCCTCTATAACCTTACTGCTGAACTTCCGCTGGTCTGGCGCAACGCGTACAACTGGAAGAGCAGGGTTGCCAAAGGTGGGTAGCTTGCTGAGCAGTAAGCCTGTACTTAGCACGGCTGATTTTTTTATAAAGGTACTTCTGTTCATAAACACGATTGCATTACTAAATGACACGGGTCTAACTCATTCAAAAGTATGTCAAAAAAGACCATTTCTAACCGAATTTTTGTAATCGAAGCCGCAAATTCCTACTTCATTTGCCACTAGCACGGAGTAGATTAGCCCGCAAACTGCCTACTAGGTCTGTATGGACTTGATACGCCTAAACCTTACTATGAAACTCAGCTCACAACTAGTAATCATTTTTCTGCTCGTCAGTTCATGGGTGGGCGCACAATCACAAAGCGATCGGTATAAATTGCCCGGAAAAGGCTTGAAACAGCACGATTTTTTATATGCTGGTGAGTGGGACATTCGCAAACCGACTGCACAATCTATGTTCCTTATACGGGGTGGGAAAGTGGTTTGGCAGTACTCTGTACCCATGCGTACGGCCACCGGAGCTGTTCAGGAATTCGACGATGCAACGCTGCTGTCCAATGGGAATATTGTTTATGCCTGCATGTCGGGAGCCGGGGTTATAACGCCTGAGAAAAACATTATCTGGCAATATGTATGCGCACCAGGTACTGAAACCCATTCTTGCCAGCCAATTGGCAAGGATAGTGTTCTGATGGTATTGAATGGTACGGTTGGTAAGGTGATGATTTTTAATACAGCTACCAATAAGTTGCTGAAAGAGTTGGTTATTCCAACGAAAGGTACCGGTTCACATTATCAATTTCGCCATGTGCGTATGACACCCGGCAAAAAGACTATCATGGTAGGTCTTCTGACCGAAAAGAAGGTGGTTGAGCTTGATTGGGATGGCAAAGAGGTCTGGTCGGTTAATGCTTCTTCAGCCTGGTCTGCTATTCGGCTTCATAACGGAAATACCCTGATTTCTGGCGATGGCGAGGGGTACACTCGCGAAGTGAATCCAAAGGGAGAAACTGTGTGGGAATTTACCAGGGCCGATGCCCCTTTTAAAGTGGGCAATACACAAACCGCTAATCGCCTGGCCAACGGAAATACGGTGATATGTAGCTGGATTGCAGGCAATAACAATACCGCAGAATGGGCCGGCACAGTTCAGGTTTTTGAAGTTACACCTGCTAAACAGATTGTCTGGGCGCTGTCGTCCTGGGAAAATCCGGATTTAGGTCCTGCTACGTCCATTCAATTACTGGACGAGCCCGGAAACCCGGACACAGGCGAGCAGCAACGATAATAACCGCGGCTTGGGATGACGCGCTTTAACGCCCTAAATTAGGGGCAATTTACTTATTCGTCGGCTACTCTTTTACCCTTCATGCACCGTATTCTTGTCGCAAGCCTTCACCGGGCTACCCATGTTATCAATCTATTAATGAACTACCTGCGTTCTGTTCGGGAAAAGCAATTTGAACGAAAACTAAAGCGTACGGTTGGGTTTAGCTTTACATCGGATTGGGCTAGCCACAATTATGTCAATTGGGAAAAGTGGTTTACTGGTTATGGGCATCAGCCAAATCTTCGGGTACTGGAAATCGGTAGCTTTGAAGGTCGTTCAACAGTTTGGTTTCTGGAAAATGTGTTGACGCACCCCAGTGCACAACTTGTTTGTGTTGACCCTATGCCCTGGCCAGTTAACCCGCCCCGCCCCCGGTTCATGCATAATATTCAGTTAACGGGCAAAGCCCAACAGGTGACCCTTATTCAGGAGCGCTCTGAAATTGCCCTCACCAAATTACCGCCTGCCAGTTTCGACATTATTTACATTGACGGGGCTCACGATGCTATCAACGTACTTGCTGATGGTATGTACAGTTGGGAATTACTCAAGGTTGGGGGGCTTATGCTGTTTGATGATTATCTGTGGGAACCGGATAAGCCTGAATACCATCGTTGCCAGCGGGCAATCGATTTACTGCTCAAACAGTTTGGCACCCGAAAAACACTGTTGCACCTGGATTACCAGGCTTTACTTCGAAAAGACGCCGATTAATGAGGCCTCAAGCCAAACTCATACCAATTCAACCCCGGCACCATTGAACTCGAACAGCGAATCGAGAATATTAACCGCAGGAACGCTAGGTGTATGGTGCTGAAGGGCTACGACAACGGCTCTGGCGTGGGCGTTCCCATTGCAACTTACGCATCGGCGGCCACCATGTATGAAGTCGGATTCAATCATTTTTTTTGACAGAAAACGCCGGAATACGGGGGATTTAGTTGCCATACAGCCTCATGCATCGCCGTATGCGCGGGCGTTTCTGGACGGCCGACGATCCGAAGAGAATCCACTGAATTTTCGCCGAGAGTTGCGGCCCGGAGGAGGCTTGCCATCGTATCCGTATCCTCGTTGTAGGCCGTGGTTCTGGCAGATTCCCTGTACATCAATGGCACTCACCGGCATGAGTGCCATTTACCAGGCTCGGTTCAGTAAATGCCTGATAAACCCGAGGAGACAAGTCCCGAAATTCAGTGCCTAAAACAACGTCGGGCAACGTTAGGCGGAAGCCTTCCGGCGCGTGAAGAAAACTGTTCGGCAATCATAACGCCTGAGCGGCATTCTTTGAAGAGTTTAAGTTGGGAACAGATGGACGAGCCGTGTCGACCACGATGGTATTAGTGAAAATTACTACCAAACTCCTCAAAGAACCGCTGGTTGGCAAATACATTCGGTCAATAAGCGGGTGTTGTTCAACGAGGTTAAAACGTTTGCCAATGCAAAAATCCAGCAGCTCACTAACGGAAAGCCTAGGCAACTGCGCCCCCGCTACCAGATTTTGGGAAATTTGGCCCGATTCGTCGGCAGGAAATGACGGGTACTGCCATTCGGCCAGTCGAAATATGGTGGTTTCAGCCAGTACCTTCCTCTTGTTACTGTAGTAAGCTTAGAAAGCCTTTAGACGCATAATAGGCTCATAGCTGGGATTAAATCAGTTGGGGATCGGGTAAACAAACCAGCGATCAGTCATTGCGCTTGCCCGCTGTTTATTGCCCATATCCTGATCAAGTACACTGATGGCACAACCCGCAGTGTGTATGGAGGTAAAGGTTACAAGGCTACCAAAGAACAACCCGGCTGAATGAATGCGGGTTTTAATGACGGCCGCTGGCAAACACCTTTAGTTGTGAAAGGCAGAGGATTTATCCCTATTCCCTCAAAGTAGCTTGACTTGCTAGGTTATTTGACTTTTCTGGCGATTATTGTCTGGAAAAGCGTCAGGAGAACCTATTCTTTTACTCAATCATACCAACCAGTGTATATGCAAGCGGATAAGCGTATTAAACGGAGAGACTTTTTAACCTATACAACTGGCATATTGGCAGGATTGCCTACCTTTAATATACTAGGCCAACCGAGCAGTTCTGATGTGCCTGCCGCTGGCTTTACCTTGCCGCTGGGCGTTTGTACCTCCTACGATAAAGCGGGTTTGTTGAAAAGGCTGGGGTATTCGTTTGTCGAGGAAAGCGTAGGCCGTTTTTTGATTCCTGATGAAGGAGGGGATGCCCAGTTTGAGAAGAACCGGTTGGCCCTTGCCGAAGAAACGTTTCCAGTGCGGTCATACATCTATTTTTTTCCGGGCAAGCTTAAGTCTGTAGGGCCAGACCTGCACCATGAGGCTATTTTGGCGCGGGCTGAGGTAGCGTTGAAACGGGCAAAAGAGTGCGGATCGAAAAATATCGTATTTGGCAGTGGGGGCTCTCGTGCTATTCCCGATGGGTTTGACCGGGCTACTGCCAAAGCGCAGCACATTGCCCTATGCCAGAAGATGGCCCCCCTTGCTGAAAAATATGGTGTCACCCTGGCAGTAGAGCCGCTTAACCGGAGCGAAACGAATTTTATCAATAGCCTGGCAGAGGGAGTAGAGATCATTCAGGCGGTTAATAACCCCTGGTTTAAACTTCAGTGCGACATTTACCATATGCTCAAAGACAACGAGAGCCCGGATGAGATTGTCAAGTATGGCCAGTACATAACCCACTGCCACATTGCCGAAAAACAAAAGCGGACAGCGCCCGGTGTAATGGGCGATGATTTCAGGCCCTATTTCCGCGCATTAAAAAAAATAAAGTATACCGGAGGCTTGTCGTTGGAGTGCGTCTGGACCGATTTTGACAGTGAAATTACACGAGGCATAGACGTCGTTAAAAAACAACTTAACGACGTTTGAGATGTCTTATATTCAGAACATTTTTTTCGGTGTAACCCTACGGAAAACGACTCAGCGGCCATTGACTAAAACTTCAGATTCTGGACCCGTACCGCATTTAGAATCGCCAGCATCGCTACACCCACATCGGCAAAAACGGCCTCCCACATCGTGGCCAGTCCGCCCGCTCCCAGTACCAGCACAATGCCTTTGACCACTAAGGATAAGGTAATGTTTTGCCAGACAATCCGGCGGGTAGCCCGGCCAATTGCTACGGACATGGCAATTTTGGCCGGTTCGTCATTCTGAATAATGACATCAGCCGTCTCAATGGTCGCGTCGGAACCGAGCCCTCCCATTGCTATTCCCACATCGGCCAGCGCTACTACGGGGGCATCGTTGACCCCATCGCCAACGAAGGCCAGTTTTGATTTCGGATTAACTGACAAATCCGCTTTGAGACGCTCGACCTGCGTCACTTTATCTTCGGGCAGTAAATCACCGTGCCATTCGTCCACACCGACTTGTTTAGCCACGGCTTCGACCACCGCCGACTTATCACCCGAGAGCATAACGGTATAGATACCATCTGCTTTTAGTCGTTTTACCGCTTCAGCCGCATCGGGCTTTACCTCATCGGCAATGGTGAAGTAACCCGAAAACTGGCCGTCCAGAGCCGCCATGACGATCGTGTAGGGTATCTGAGTCAACGCGTCATCAAACGAAACACTGAATTTCTGGAGCAGTTTGGCATTCCCTGCCAGCATCTCTTTCCCATCAACCCGACCTTTCAGGCCATGACCGGGAATTTCCTCTACGCCTTCGACTGAAATCGATTCATACCCTTTTTCCCCATCATGGACACGGCCGTTGTTGGCACGGGCATACGCCAGGAGTGCGGTGGCCACCGGATGGGTCGATTTACTTTCCAGGGCGGCAGTCAGCTGTGCTAGTTTATTGGCATCGATACCAACAGGTTTCACTTCCTGAACCGCAAAGACCCCTTTCGTTAACGTCCCGGTTTTATCCATCACAACGGTTTTGAGCTGGGTCACCAGATCCAAAAACACCGAGCCTTTAAACAAAATACCCTGCTTTGACCCCGCGCCTATGCCGCCAAAATACCCAAGCGGAATAGAGATGACCAGAGCACATGGGCAACCGATCACTAAGAAGACCAGCCCCCGATAAAGCCAGTCCCGAAACTGATAGTCAGCCACGAAAAAATAGGGCACCAGGGTAATTAGCAAAGCCAATCCGCAGATGGCAGGCGTATAGATCTTCGCAAATCGGGCAATGAATTCCTGCGTCTGCGCCTTACGACCCGTTGCCTGTTGTACGAGTTTAAGAATGCGGGACAGCTTGGAATCCTGGTAAGGCGTTGTTACATCCATTTCGACCAGCGATTGCCGGTTGATCATCCCCGCCAGCACCGATTCGCCTTTTGCAATTGTCCGGGGCACACTTTCGCCCGTCAGGGCTGCGGTGTCGAACGTGCCGCTTTCCGAACG
Coding sequences:
- a CDS encoding glycoside hydrolase family 125 protein; the protein is MNRSTFIKKSAVLSTGLLLSKLPTFGNPALPVVRVAPDQRKFSSKVIEDTILEFQSAVKDKELGWLFGNCFPNTLDTTVTYTKGSKPDTYVITGDIDAMWLRDSTAQVWPYLNFIKKDKDLQHLIAGVINRQTACILRDPYANAFYDDPTKTGEWKTDETDMKPGLHERKWEIDSLCYPIRLAHRYWQLTGDTTPFDAQWKQAIGLTLKTFKEQQRKQNNGPYHFQRKTSWATDGVPMNGYGYPVKPVGLICSSFRPSDDATVYSFLVPSNFFAVTSLRQAAKMIDKIASDKATVNELNALALEVETALKRHAIINHSDYGKIYAYEVNGYGSYNLMDDANVPSLLALPYLDAMPVNDPVYQTTRKMLLSLNNPFFFKGKAGEGIGGPHAGIDMIWPLGIIIRGLTSTSEKEIRECITLLKNCHAGTGFMHESFHKNDAANFTRKWFAWANTLFGEFLWETYKSKPHLLS
- a CDS encoding sugar phosphate isomerase/epimerase, with the translated sequence MQADKRIKRRDFLTYTTGILAGLPTFNILGQPSSSDVPAAGFTLPLGVCTSYDKAGLLKRLGYSFVEESVGRFLIPDEGGDAQFEKNRLALAEETFPVRSYIYFFPGKLKSVGPDLHHEAILARAEVALKRAKECGSKNIVFGSGGSRAIPDGFDRATAKAQHIALCQKMAPLAEKYGVTLAVEPLNRSETNFINSLAEGVEIIQAVNNPWFKLQCDIYHMLKDNESPDEIVKYGQYITHCHIAEKQKRTAPGVMGDDFRPYFRALKKIKYTGGLSLECVWTDFDSEITRGIDVVKKQLNDV
- a CDS encoding response regulator encodes the protein MDSYPAHAVFIADDDEDDRLLLQYAFAQHSPECQLVFAVDGLALLEDLAQLKSEPCLIILDLNMPRLNGFEALQVLRHSSRYAHTPIVILTTSSEATDRLYAYELGANEFLTKPITLDLLGQTVRHLRKAWHLDQCV
- a CDS encoding ABA4-like family protein; this encodes MSPEAVFSLASTLVLPQWLLMIFAPRWFVTKWLMNSYLIPVCLAIIYIIYLFSGGPVDFAAFGTLAGVKGLFSNGGDGVMLAGWVHYLAFDLVAGTVVVRDSQEKGISHWFIVIPLCFCFMLGPIGLLLYWLIRVIRTRQLSV
- a CDS encoding two-component system response regulator, yielding MIDTPTPWIALLDDDEDDFMFWQYGFDNWAKTISLKWFVSAESFLGEAAKAANRPTAIVLDGVVPTDDQEAWLTTFLGHVCCQNIPVFMLSGQFNQEQQQRFLALGASGYLVKPTSFQELQDIILKVVDKQGPPVASL
- a CDS encoding heavy metal translocating P-type ATPase; its protein translation is MADEHNGPAGTPERHRHDGHDHDHEDDVDLLEEGTTPAADVAPGKTGPVQTLRTYAPVIISLVGLLMGIVLDKYADWFKDPVRLIGYIAAYLPVGWPVLKRAWKGIVSGNVFTEFFLMGVATLGAFGIREYPEGVAVMLFYTIGELFQDAAVLRARRSIKALLDVRPDEVTVMQNGKPQTVKAATVAVGAVVQVKPGEKVGLDGTMRSESGTFDTAALTGESVPRTIAKGESVLAGMINRQSLVEMDVTTPYQDSKLSRILKLVQQATGRKAQTQEFIARFAKIYTPAICGLALLITLVPYFFVADYQFRDWLYRGLVFLVIGCPCALVISIPLGYFGGIGAGSKQGILFKGSVFLDLVTQLKTVVMDKTGTLTKGVFAVQEVKPVGIDANKLAQLTAALESKSTHPVATALLAYARANNGRVHDGEKGYESISVEGVEEIPGHGLKGRVDGKEMLAGNAKLLQKFSVSFDDALTQIPYTIVMAALDGQFSGYFTIADEVKPDAAEAVKRLKADGIYTVMLSGDKSAVVEAVAKQVGVDEWHGDLLPEDKVTQVERLKADLSVNPKSKLAFVGDGVNDAPVVALADVGIAMGGLGSDATIETADVIIQNDEPAKIAMSVAIGRATRRIVWQNITLSLVVKGIVLVLGAGGLATMWEAVFADVGVAMLAILNAVRVQNLKF
- a CDS encoding class I SAM-dependent methyltransferase, which codes for MHRILVASLHRATHVINLLMNYLRSVREKQFERKLKRTVGFSFTSDWASHNYVNWEKWFTGYGHQPNLRVLEIGSFEGRSTVWFLENVLTHPSAQLVCVDPMPWPVNPPRPRFMHNIQLTGKAQQVTLIQERSEIALTKLPPASFDIIYIDGAHDAINVLADGMYSWELLKVGGLMLFDDYLWEPDKPEYHRCQRAIDLLLKQFGTRKTLLHLDYQALLRKDAD
- a CDS encoding Gfo/Idh/MocA family protein is translated as MNRTDFLKTSALAGATLITDPIQVRAFITRQPAKKYRTALVGTGWWGGNILLNAVQAGESKIVALCDVDTRQLQKTSDALSKLTSDKPKLYRDYREMLATEKPEIVIVATPDHWHPLIAIAAMQAGAHVYVEKPISHTINEGKAMVKTARQTGKICQVGMHRRVSPHNVSGREFIQSGKVGKIGMARAFVHYAGGAGQPTPDGEAPKEMDWNMWCGPAPLRAYNPAMHPRSWRNFLDYANGTLGDWGIHWMDQILWVTEQNHPRKVYSTGGRAIKKDSTDAPDHQVATFEFDDFTAVWEHRTFGGNMAEKTHPQQAVGVYFYGTEGTFHMGWMDGWTFYPSDPKKPVVHQDPQLDKPDDQNIALLWANFLSSIKSNKLPVCDIEIGQRSTNMALLGMLSLKLGRSVEWDGTQIPNDPEANKLLSRAYRGEWQYPV